TTGCATGGGATGCAAGAAGGCCGCCATCCTTAAGATATCGATCTCTAATCAAAGGATTCAAGTGATAGCTTATCTTAGTTCCTTCGGAATTCATTAAAACACTATCTGCATAAACTAAACTATATTTCCTACGCTGGAAGCAGGTCGCAACATAATTTAGTGCATTTGGCAGATAAATATCATCTGAATTGAGCCAGCCAAGCAAAGCTGATGCTGAGTGATATCTGGAAAGAAAAAGATCAAAGCCCTCATTAATGGCCGCTGATTGACCGTCATCTGGGCCGATTCGAATGTGAGACAGCCATGGTTTATACCTATTTAAAACTTCTGTGGTTTCATCAGAGGATCCCCCATCAATGACAGCAAAAAAAAGCCTGGGATAATTTTGAAGAAGCACAGATCGTATTGATTCTTCAATATAGCATCCCTGATTGTACGATGGCATTATTACAGCTATAGCTGGCAGTAGTTTGTTTGTTTTATTGTTATATGCTGAGGATTGCTCGGACCAAGGCCATCCACGAACTTTGCTGACGGGTGATGGCAAGTATTTGAGATTGCCCTCAGGGTGGCAGGGTACTAACTTCATTTTTTATGGTTTAATAAGCCATTTTTGGTGCTAGATAGAAAAGTAAAAATGATATCTTACTGGAATTGGCGGATCTGTAGCCGACATTGCATTGGACCGAAAATATTTGGTATTATCTTTCATACTTGAAAGCTTGTCAAGCACACTTCCCACCAATCCCGAAACAGATTCCAATCTCATGCGAAAGCGATTTCAGGCTTATTCAATATCTTAAAAGATCCTAACAGCCATATTCTTCGCAAGGAGAGAGTCATGAAATCTAAGTTAGTGTTGCAAA
Above is a genomic segment from Cyanobium sp. ATX 6F1 containing:
- a CDS encoding glycosyltransferase, whose translation is MPSPVSKVRGWPWSEQSSAYNNKTNKLLPAIAVIMPSYNQGCYIEESIRSVLLQNYPRLFFAVIDGGSSDETTEVLNRYKPWLSHIRIGPDDGQSAAINEGFDLFLSRYHSASALLGWLNSDDIYLPNALNYVATCFQRRKYSLVYADSVLMNSEGTKISYHLNPLIRDRYLKDGGLLASHATFWSASIHQPLDERYQCAMDYELWLRIVPQSNRRYIPRPIGAVRIHSNAKSYSSRWADSWQSDAALNGILYPWLFSPKPLVDLERKFLESLHKLSSKNRIRKALYELKIASRRWN